The nucleotide window GTTAGGGGTAACGACAGTGGCCGTGGACACAACGGCGCCAGTAAACTCGGCTCCTCTCCAGACTACTGTTGCAGCATCAGACAccactgttgcagcatcagacaccactgttgcagcatcagacactactgttgcagcatcagacactactgttgcagcatcagacactactgttgcagcatcagacactactgttgcagcatcagacactactgttgcagcatcagacactactgttgcagcatcagacactactgttgcagcatcagacactactgttgcagcatcagacactactgttgcagcatcagacactactgttgcagcatcagacactactgttgcagcatcagacactactgttgcagcatcagacactactgttgcagcatcagacactactgttgcagcatcagacactactgttgcagcatcagacactactgttgcagcatcagacactactgttgcagcatcagacactactgttgcagcatcagacactactgttgcagcatcagacactactgttgcagcatcagacactactgttgcagcatcagacaccactgttgcagcatcagacactactgttgcagcatcagacactactgttgcagcatcagacactactgttgcagcatcagacactactgttgcaggatcagacactactgttgcagGATCAGACAccactgttgcagcatcagaCACTACTGTAGCAGGatcagacactactgttgcaggatcagacactactgttgcagGATCAGACAccactgttgcagcatcagacactactgttgcagcaaCAGACACCACTGTTGCAGCAACAGACACCACTGTTGCAGCAAcagacactactgttgcagcaacagacactactgttgcagcaaCAGACACCACTGTTGCAGCAAcagacactactgttgcagcaacagacactactgttgcagcaaCAGACTCTACTGTTGCAGCatcagacactactgttgcagcaacagacactactgttgcagcaacagacactactgttgcagcaaCAGACTCTACTGTTGCAGCAACAGACTCTACTGTTGCAGCatcagacactactgttgcagcaaCAGACTCTACTGTTGCAGCAACAGACACCACTGTTGCAGCAACAGACTCTACTGTTGCAGCAACAGACACTACTGCTGCCAGCGGCTAGTGCTGCTACAACAACAGCGAGTACTAACAACCTCAGCTGTAACAACCACCATAACAATCGTGACCATTACAACCTAGGTTacaacaataacagcagcagctATAACAATCATGATCACTACAACAGCAGGTATAACAATCATGGCCACTACAACAGCAGCTATAACAATCATGATCATTACAACAGCAGGTATAACAATAATTTCCACAACATCAGCAGGTATAACAATCTTGGCCACTGCAACAGCAGATATAACAATTATGTCCACTGCAACAGCAAGTATAACAATCATGGCCACTACAACAGCAGATATAACAATCATGACCACTACAACAGCAGACATAACAATCATGGCCCCTGCAACAGCAGGTATAACAATCATGGCCCCTACAACAGCAGATATAACAATCATGACCACTACAACAGCAGGTATAACAATCATGGCCCCTACAACATCAGGTATAGCAATCATGGCCACAATAACGATCAAGGCAACTACAATAACTGATGTAACAATCATTCCCACTAGAACATAAGGTATAACAATCAAGGACACTACAACATCAGATATAACAATCAGGGCCACTACAACTGCAGGTATAACAATCATGGCCACAACATCAGCAGGTATAATAATCATGTCCACTACAACACCAGGTATAACAATCATGGCCACCACAACAGCAGGTATACCAATCATGTCCACTACAACAGCAGGTATACCAATCATGTCCACTACAACAGCAGGTATAACAATCATGGCCACTACAACAGCAGGTATAACAATCATGGCCACAACATCAGCATGTATAACAATCatggccactacaacaacaggtataccaatcatggccactacaacaacagGTACATCAATCATGGCTACTACAACAGCAGGTCTAACAATAGTAGGGACAATATATACTTCAACAAGCTTTAATTCGTCAATATTACTtcaattaaaaaattattttctacTTTGTTGATAATGATGTAATTCATATTTTTTATGCTATTCGTGTGATTCCTATTTATTAATGTGTATTTTACTATATTatcaattattttaattattttacatTAAACACGTATGTTTATGAGAACAATGAAATGGGTGACTAAACTAATATGTGTATTATTCTGATGTTGATTACTATCATGATCACTATTCCGGCTCTGTGCTAGCCATTCTGAGGGCTGTCCTAAGCATTGTCAAAAACTGTTCTAGGCAATTAAAAATCTACAGTTCAGGATTGTGTTTAATTATCCCGCGTTAATATATATGTTTAAGCGATTATGTACATTGCTTTTGcgattttgtatgtgtatttgttacggacccgagcccagcgtcgtagcacggagcattgACGTCCACGCcacgtgagtcagctcccgaaaccccctataaatggacgacgccatctagtgaggacgggatataccggccacaggggctggattcccgtcttaatcacctcgtaacatagccgctgctgacttctggtgaggtggcgcttagacagaacgccatctatggagtggataggtggacgtttgtgtctaagcctgtaagtgaggtgccctagagtgtccctagtactaatgacgtgtctgattacagagtcgacctgggactgctgtattggacgatggggcagtctacccaaggcagccatagtctctccacgtgtttgctgcagaagctgtgagttgctcccggacgaacactgctgagagtgttagcctgcctgtgacgtggcagagttgaggaatcgtcgtacccgggggttgactggtggaagagactagccactgtggtgctatagagaggagagtgatcagcggaatcacacgaggctcctgcctagggctcgcaaccctagtatgggTTGTGGAGTAGCCTatgcagcggagctgattggaaccggccagctacaggctggatttgtggttgaaggcctcaacgacggtgcacccagtgggactgtgatttggctggcctgtggccagggtagattcgcctagagaatcaaaggattcatcgtgaggccacgagaagagatccagggctactcatcttgagcaccgtagagcatcctgtgtcttaggAGGGAGACAAGTTATTgtatataagtgtagttatagcaccAGCGTGTGACTGTGAgatatatatttatggtggtggttaatatatatatttaatttagtgtatttgtatcccttcccctttaatttacttgcgttacggaacacaccccttgaaagccactactaacttggggccggacacccaaactctaataacatcagagaagaaccccagttgcgacccaatagggccgtaacagtattTAGTTACACATGTATGCAGCAAACGTTTATATTTGCTGAGGCTGAACTCAAGCTCATGAGCCGTCTTTCTTAAATATTAATCACAGGTTATATAAATTATTATCCTCCTAGTCTCGTAGTGCAGTTGGTGGTTGTTTGCATGTAGGTCCTTCCTAACCACTTCACATACTTCGGTTACTTTGGTATGTTGTGAAggctcctgtgtcaggttaggtcGGCACTGGTGGGTTTCGACGGTTCTTTGGCATGATTGTCCTCCTCCCATGTCTGGTCGTGGATGCTGGGTTGTAGACCTGCTAGGACGAGGTGGTCCTTGATGGACTTTCCTCGCCTCCAAGCAATCATTGGTGGATTTTGCGGGAAAGTCTTCCAAGAATGTTGGTCACTGTATGTCTCCCTCAATTAGGTCCATACTTCTCAGATTGTCTGTTTTAGTTCCCCGCAAAACCAGGAAAGAACAGGGGTAAGGAGGATCCGGCCGTCTCCTATCCTCCAACCGTGTGGCCGGGGGCCTGAGAAGTTGTTCTATGGTCTTCCCGCATAGTTTCTCCTGGGCGTGGTTCAGCGTTTCCTCAGGGTAACCTCTGCGCCTAAACGTCACTCACAGGTCGTCTAGCTGGGGGTAGAGGATTTCGTCCTTGTTGTTTATTCTTTTAAGGCGTAATCCTAGGGAGAAGGGTAATGATTTCTTTAGGGCTAGCGGATGGAATGAGTCGAACTTCACGTATGTGTGAAGGTTCGTAGGGATGTAATATGCCATCGTGTTAAGGTGTCGGGTTGTCTCGTCCACGTACATTGTGGTGTTGATAAAATTCATTGTGGTGTCGTCGTGTTCTAGGATAAATTTGATGTTTCCGTGGACTCgagtcagtcaggtgctgtcacagtgagaggttgtgttagctggagctctggagtaacattcttattgcaataatggaaggattagtaaatgatttggtgagtttggttggagctcagagagcagagatggactccctgtgggaggaggtacgacggctgagacttcaagaggaaacgaaggaggagaccagtgttgacgagacctcatcgtggagagtagtgaaagacaggggtcttaagaagaccttgacaaggccgcctacagacgccctaaggacggcaaattcatttgccgtgttggaggacgagtgctgtagtgcgcctgcagcgaagaaatcagcgaggaacggcggagcacaggcccctcaggctgctcagaaagttagggcggtaccgaagcgaattttggttgtgggagattcccaggtgaggtatttagacagaacgatttgtgccagagatagggggaacagattaagggtttgctatccgggagctggaattggtgatattgttgaaaacatgaatgatattatgacgggaaatgggaacaaacccattatttgtattagtgcagggggtaatgatgttgggcgagttaggagtgaggaactaatacagagatttaggacagccattgaattagttaggagcaagggaggaatcccgatcatatgtggcattcttccaagaaagggagtgggaaatgaatggatgtcgagggcacttggtgtcaattgccggctggaaagatattgcaaatcaaatgcaatatctttcatagacaactgggaacgcttctatggaagaaatgaaatgtatgctcgtgatgaggTGCATCTatggagggctggggttgttgctgttgcgaactcgttggaaccagtggttagaggtgtttgtttgggtttaaactgttagtagattgtGGTATGGgatttgatttggaggaaggaggtaataaaagtatgtgttcgtgggagaaaagaattggcaaaatgatcagggaaagaaaagggcctcaaaataacaattcacttaggatatattacactaacagtagaagtctaagaaataaaattaatgaattaaatgctcttgtctgcgcagaaaaaatatatattattgcacttaccgaaacgtggatgaatgtagaaaatagagaactattagctgaatatcagattaatgaatttaaactatttcacacagatagatatattagacgaggagggggagtagccatatatgttagggacaatttgaaatgtagtctcaaagagggaatcaaaactgagccacacacagaaactatttggatagaattaaacgaaaaagcaaatattattatattaggagttatatataggccaccaaatttagacagaatggaagcaaagcatctatgggatgaaatatctagagcatctagatctaacagtatttatgtcatgggtgactttaattttagtggaataaactgggtgaacaaaacagggaatagtgaagcagaagattttctagaattaattgacgattgctttctgacgcaacacattaaggaaccaacgcgggaaaataatattttagatttagtgttaactaacagggaaacacaaattaatgacatcgaaacagggagtgagctagggaacagtgatcacaaaataatcagatttagcatagaatggaataggcctgtaggagaaaattctgttaaagtgccagattttcgaaaagctgattttaatagcctatgaaattttttgggtcaaatagattggaaagtcttgggtattatattatatatattatatatatatatatatatatataaatatatatatatatatatatatatatatatatatatatatatatatatatatatatatatatatatatatatatatatatatatatatatatatatatatatatatatatatatatatggttgtacggaagtgggggatggttgtactgacgagggaacaggggagggTGTAATGGCGGGTAGGACGAGAGGACGgagaagttggggatggtggggacgaggggacaggtgaATGGAGAATGGTAGAAAGGAAAAGGAAAccagggagtgggggatgatgggaAAAATGAGGGGCCAAGGGAGGAGAAATGGTAGGGAGGATAAGGGGACAGAGAAATgggagatggtggagtggggactgGTTAGGAGTTcgaggggatggtggaatgggggatagtggggaggacaaagggatggaggaggggggggggggtaatggtagggaggacgaggggatggagaaatggggaatggttggaaggacgaggggatagggaagTAAGGAATGCTTGG belongs to Procambarus clarkii isolate CNS0578487 chromosome 74, FALCON_Pclarkii_2.0, whole genome shotgun sequence and includes:
- the LOC138356802 gene encoding uncharacterized protein — encoded protein: MIDVPVVVVAMIGIPVVVVAMIVIHADVVAMIVIPAVVVAMIVIPAVVVDMIGIPAVVVDMIGIPAVVVAMIVIPGVVVDMIIIPADVVAMIVIPAVVVALIVISDVVVSLIVIPYVLVGMIVTSVIVVALIVIVAMIAIPDVVGAMIVIPAVVVVMIVISAVVGAMIVIPAVAGAMIVMSAVVVVMIVISAVVVAMIVILAVAVDIIVISAVAVAKIVIPADVVEIIVIPAVVMIMIVIAAVVVAMIVIPAVVVIMIVIAAAVIVVT